The following proteins come from a genomic window of Diorhabda sublineata isolate icDioSubl1.1 chromosome 7, icDioSubl1.1, whole genome shotgun sequence:
- the LOC130447137 gene encoding odorant receptor Or2-like: MVEYETDDEEEDVNITIEELDVPIAENVSIGISISAMTILSTLVPFYSKEWTNVFEKLSDFKTFKKSSKLGKTIKLYNTLSIASSAYCGGGAVFYTIACYFESKKCLDIDKESESNFLCVTIYPVWLPFRTNQFIDYAIFVVQFIMIFITCVCGGAVNYLICEVALYASLQINSLKTRFLEIIHIKAQQEQDTKLKMWIQDHQSMIIILEEAKRLTKICVGAGSLSFALVCASVANQIMNRILKYVLINMVMIILKSESMAEAVYNSKWYKTNLTTRKSILIILKRCQKPLTLDALPQGSLNYPLFMMIAKSSYSLLTFLSNT; encoded by the exons ATGGTCGAATATGAAAcagatgatgaagaagaagatgtaAATATTACAATAG AAGAATTAGACGTACCAATTGCTGAGAATGTTTCGATAGGAATAAGCATATCAGCAATGACTATACTGAGCACTTTAGTACCTTTCTATTCGAAAGAATGGACCAACGTGTTCGAGAAACTTTCAGATTTCAAAACgttcaaaaaatcatcaaaacttggaaaaactatcaaactttataatacatTATCGATAGCATCATCCGCTTATTGTGGCGGGGGAGCAGTTTTTTACACCATCGCTTGTTATTTCGAatctaaaaaatgtttagataTTGATAAAGAAAGTGAATCGAACTTCCTTTGTGTTACCATATATCCAGTTTGGTTACCATTTCGAACAAATCAATTTATAGATTACGCCATCTTTGTTGTCCAGTTTATAATGATATTCATCACTTGTGTATGCG GCGGCGCTGTGAATTACCTGATTTGCGAAGTTGCGTTGTACGCATCTTTGCAgataaattcattgaaaaccaGGTTTCTGGAAATTATCCACATTAAAGCCCAACAAGAACAAGAtactaaattgaaaatgtggATACAAGATCACCAATCAATGATAAT AATACTAGAAGAAGCAAAAAGATTAACAAAAATTTGTGTGGGCGCTGGATCTTTATCGTTCGCTTTGGTATGTGCTTCTGTTGCAAATCAAATCATGAACAGG ATATTGAAATATGTGTTGATTAACATGGTAATGATAATTTTAAAGAGCGAGTCCATGGCAGAAGCCGTATATAATTCCAAATGGTATAAAACTAATCTAACAACAAGAAAAAGTATCTTGATAATACTGAAAAGATGTCAAAAACCGTTAACTTTGGATGCTCTTCCACAAGGAAGTTTAAATTATCCACTGTTTATGATG attgcGAAATCTTCATACTCGTTATTAACATTCCTTAGCAATACATAG